Genomic window (Prionailurus bengalensis isolate Pbe53 chromosome E3, Fcat_Pben_1.1_paternal_pri, whole genome shotgun sequence):
GAAGGCATCAGACTCCCCTGCCCAGGGATGTCGAGCAGAGAGTGAGCTCACCCTGGGGTCGGTCAGACGTAGGTTCACATCGCAGCCCAGCCAGTCACTAGCCATTTCACAGTGAACGCATCTTAATGCCTGGTCTGAATCGGCAAAACTGGAATCTCCAAGAGATTCCATCAAACTTACCTATGTGAATTCCACGAAGGCTAGAACTTCATCTGTCTTGATCGCCCCTCTAGTCCCATCCCCTAGGACAGCCAGTAACACCTGCTCAAATGAAATGTGTTGCATGATTGAGAGAAAGTGCCTGGCACCAACCATGGCCCATACCGGGAGCTAGTGGGGACTGAGTTCAAAGCCACATGCTGTTAGAGGTACAGGGAATCCTAAAGGCCCTCCTCTCCATGAGGGCTCATCTGGACTTGTGGTAGGAGGCATTTGAGGAGCCAGGAAAGTGCAGGGCACCAGGACTGGCTCCCATGTGTCCAGCCCAGCACGCAGTCCTGCACACTGCCCGCTCCCCAAGTCAGCCAGTCACAGGCTGGCAAACTGTTGATGCTAAGTCTTCGTAGGGCGGGCGTCGAAAGATGGGTTTCTGAGTACAAAAATGCCTAAGAAGCCACACGGAACCTGAAAGTTTCCTAAAGGAGGCCAGAGTTTTGCAGAAATCTGAAGGATAAGGAATGGGAAGCCCGGGTAAGGAAAACAGCCCAGTGAGTGTGTCGGAAGTAAGACAGGGTGATTGATGCACAGTGCCCAGAGACACCAGCAGACATTTCGCCAGCTGGAATAAAAATGTTGACACGAGTAATTATGAGGAAAGAGGGTAAAGAGATGAACACAGGGTGGCAGAAAAAGGATGGGAGCAAACACTTAGTGAGCACTTGCTAGGCACCAGGCACGGGTGTTAACACTTGTCATGCTCGCGCTCACCCTCTAAAGTAGTACTGTCACCATCGCTGTCTCcaagatgagaagacagaggcccagagaggttaaaggcCCAAGGTGGTGCACAagccagctgggggtggggaaagagctGCCAGTTGAGGCCAGGGAGCTTGAGAGGAGAACCTGTGCCCTCGGCGCTAATCAGTATTGGGTAAACACCTCCCTTTATCACCAAAATGAAGACATGTGTCCCCTTCCCTAAGGAGGCTGATTTCCAAGGCTTGTGGCTCGCTGGGAAGAGAGGGGGCCTCCGAGATTTGTAATGTAGATATCAAACTCTGgagaagagggaagcagagatcACATCACATTTACTCCAGTGGTGACATCAGCTCCACTTAGAAatgagagggggaaatgggggacATTTCATAATCTGCATAAAACTCTAAACATGAAATTCTATTTCACTCAGAGACAGCACTTCAGTGTGGTTGTGTCAGGTTTCTAAGAGCTTccgatggggcacctgggtggcttagtgggttaagcgtccaacttcaactcaggttgagcctgtgtcaggctctgtgctgacagctcagagcctggagcatgctttggattctgtgtctccctctctctctctgccccctccccactccaactctgtctctctctctctgtctctctgtctctgtctctctctctctctctctcaaaaataagtaaaacataggagcgcctgggtggctcagtcggttaagtgtctgacttcagcttagatcacaatctcatggttcatgagtttgagcctcacatctggctttgcgctgacagctcagtgcctggagcctgcttcagattttgtgtctccctctctctctgcccctcccccactctctgtctctgtctctgtctctttctctctcaaaaataaacattttaaaaaattaaataaataaaacattaaaaaatgtttaataaaagaatttataggggcgcctgggtggctcagttggttgagcgtccgacttcggctcaggtcacgatctcgcggtccgtgggttcaagccccgcgtcgggctctgggctgatggctcagagcctggagcctgcttccgattctgtgtctccctctctctctgcccctcccccattcatgctctgtctctctctgtctcaaaaataaataaactttaaaaaaaaaagaatttataaaatataaaaagagctcCCAGCGCATTCACAGTTCactaaatgagatgatgcacaGGGACTAGACATCCTGTGCCTAGTCTCTAGCTCCCTGATACTCCCCAGCTGGGAAGAATGTTTCTCTGCTCAGACGGGCCTAAAACCCAAAGCAAAGCAactttccctgtctctgtctgctGTATGTCTGGCTCATAACCCATTTGTCAAGATTAAGGGACCGTGTGCTTAGGTTTCCAAAACCACTCTTCCTGCTGTTTTTGCAAACTGTGTAGGAATAGCAGTTATTAAGATGGAGTTGATGCCAGGCTGACTCACTTCCTGGGGGCCCGGGGAGGGTACAGGGTCTCACACCTTTCAGGGAAGGTTTGGCTGTGAGCTCCTGAATAACGAAAGCAGTGGAGCGTTCTGGAAGTATGCCTACGATGGACAGAACTTCATCGAGTTCAACAGAGAAATCCCAGGCTGGGTCCCCCAGGACCCAGCAGCTCTGAACACCAAGCGGAAGTGGGAGGCAGAAGAGGTCTACGTGCAGCGGGCCAAGGCCTATCTGGAAGAGGAGTGCCCGGCGATGCTGCGGAGGTACCTGCAATATGGCAAGGCCTTCCTGGACCGACAAGGTACCCCCCACTTCCTGTGCCCCGCTCCTCCCGAGCTGAACTGAGAAGGACCAAGGTGATCTCAGGCTGGGAACCCAGGGAATATCTCAGGCACATCCCATGGTGGTGTCTCTATGCTGATGCCTCCTGGCTTGGCACTGGATGGAGGCAGGCATGTAAAATGCCTGCCTGCGACAGGACTGGTCGGCACAAGCTAACACGTTGGTTTGGGAGGCGATGAGAACGAGGGTCCTACAGGATACAGCAGGGAAGGATCTGATGGACAGAGCTGCAGGCAGAACTGAGTCCTAGAGCTGagcctgggagaggagagagcccCAAAGCCCACTCAGaagtttgggaaaaaataaaaactgtatggaGGCATTCACAATTTCTTGCCATCAGATGTCAGTACATGGTGGAGGGACAGGGGAGCAAGAGGGTGGCCACAGTCATTCCATGATCCAACATGGGAACCCTCAGCCTTCCCTGATCTTTGTAAAGCTTCCCTGGGGAGGCAGACACAAAACTTGGAGTTCTGCTCATCACCAACACCCAGAGAGTGGAGGGAAGGGACACGAGCAGGGAGTCATCTAGGGCACACCCTCCATGTCCATGCTCTGTCCCCCCGCAGATCCCCCATCTATGTCCATCACCAGGACCCCAGGAGAAGATACAATCAAGTGCTGGGCCAGTGACTTCTACCCACAAGATATTGATCTGCACTGGATTCAGGGGGGCAATACAGTAGAGACCGAGGTGAGGGGAGACCTTCTCCCCAGTGGAAACGGCACTTACCTGTCCTGGGTGTCTTTGACAGTTTCCCCTTGGAGAACTAAGAACACAGTCTTCTGTCGCATAGTGCACAGCAGCCTGGAccagcccctcactgggctgTAGGACAAGAAGCAGGGAACCAGGGCTGACAGCCGCAAGGGGACTCAGGTGCAGCAGTCACCCCTCCTGCGGAACGCCAGAAGATGAGCTCTAGAAATCACCGTCGGCATGACCAGTGGGGCCCAGGTACAGTGCGAGAAGTCAGGGGACAGAAGATTTGAATGCCGGCCACTGAGCTGACTCACTGCTAAATTCTCTTGCAAAACCCCATTATCTAATCTATAGAATCAAATCAACAGTAATCACCTTGCCTAGCACACAGTGTAGGAAGATTTTTCAACTGCAATGGAGTAAAAATAATGAGTACGTGTTACCATTCGTCCTGTGCTCCTAAGCCTCTGATTCATCTGAAATTCTCGGCATCGACTCAAAGCAGCGTTTCTGGGCATCACGACCTGGGGTGTCAACTGTAGCGTGGCATGGACCACCTGGTCCGTTGGGCCTTGTTCAGGAGCCCACTGTGGATGTCCCATCTGTTGTGAGGTTAGAGAACCTCTTTAATACAAACCCAagcctcctctgtgcctcagttgccccagacctccctcctccctgtgaAACACTGCCCTCCATTCCAGCGCTCCATCATTCCCACACCATTTTGCCTTGGAGCCACACACCATAGCTCATTCGAGAGGCTTCCTCTCTCCGGGACATACTCCCAGGAAAGCAGGAATCTGATGTTCActtgtatgcgtgtgtgtgtgtgtgtgtgtgtgtgtgtgtgtgtttaaccaaGTTACCCACCACCATCCACAGGTTTAAACCCCAAAAGACAGAGCAGAGCTCACACTTGACCTTTTCATTAAGCTAATCTCTATGACGagaccttcctttccttcccagcctCAGCCTCTACACTGGATTTCTCCAAGTGaaatgagctgagctgagctcaTTAAGCATTCAGAATTCTAAGctgactcttttatttttctggaaactctaaattttaagattatactttttatttttgatactttGACCAATTTTGGAAATCAAAGCTGAGAAATAGCTTCTTCAGTCTATGTGAAATCCATATTCCTCTCCTCCgagacaaaaacacaaacaaataaacagtatagGGCTACAGGTGGGGATATCCCAATAGTCAAGAGGGAAAAATATAGCCATTGACATTTCAAACCACATGACactgaacaaataaagaaaaccacGTGATGGGAGAATTTCAGATCAATAAGGAAACCCAAAGTCCACAGGAACAGGCCAGGGCTAAGGCAGACTGAAATGTGAGACCCCACCCCACCTAGGACAGGGGACATGGCTTGGGAGTGGGTCAGGAAAGGGAACCTCAGAAGACCCCAGTCCTGGCCagctgtgggggaaggggagagggacacagagccactcagacacccagAGAAACTTCCTGGAGGGATTCAGATTTCAGAGGAGGTGTGAAGGCCAAGACAGCTGGCCAAGAAGAGGTAAAAAGATCGTTCCTGACCAGTCGGGCATGAGATGGTTGAATGGAGGGCCACAGGGACCTGACAAGGGATGTGACTGAGAGTGGGGCTAGGCCGTGGGCATGCCCAGGCCCACCAGGGAGGATAAAGGGCTCAGAGGACCAAATGTGTGTCCTTCCCTGAGCACCTCCCACCTGCCTAACAGAGAACCAGCAACAGATCCTAAGTTCAAGGGCACTTTAAAGATGCCCCACCCCAGGAGGGCCTCACTGCCACAAACTATCTCCTTGGCAGTTCCTCAGTCCCTTAGTACTACCTCGTCTCTCTGGAAGATTCCTCTGGGAACAGTTCACAAGCTAGACTGCAGGGATGGGCAGGAGATGCCAAAGGGCTACAAGACTTAACCCTAGTCTCTGTTAAGGTCCTCTTCAGTTTGGCTGAATGCTGCCTTTTCAGCCTAGCGTGCTACTAGGTCTTGCTGTGCCAGCCAAGTAGACCTGATTGTCAGATATGTTTagtgttttctcctgtttcttttgtttatttattggtgCATTCACTCAAGTATTCTATACTGAGTATCGATTTTCTGCTTGGTACTCTAATAAGCATTGGAGACCAAGCAGGACAAGTAGGTACCACCCTTTCCTGCCTGGAGCTTGCCCCAATTCTGTTTACTGAAACAATACCCTCTATCAAGGTTCAACCCAAAGCTTACCTCTTCCCATGACCGCTACCATGATCACTAATTCCAACACATACTCCTTCTATGCTATCCCTCAGATAGAAAAATCAGGGAAGATTTCCAGAAAGCCACTGAGGGAAGCTAATTTCCACACTATCTAAGCATCCCACACCACCCCATCACCTCATCTCTTTTTTGTCCCTTTCCAAGTGAAAGGAAAGGAATCAAAGATGGGAATAACCAGGGGGAAGAGCATTtggggcagagggcacagcaaaGGTCAAGTCCCCAGGGCAGGAACAATCATGGTGCTTGAAAGGCAGAATAAAGACCAGTGGACTCCAGCATCATGAACAAGAGCAGAGTCATAAGAGAAGATGTTGAAAAGGCAGATAGCAGCCAGATTGTATAAGAGCTTTGTCAGCCTTGGGAAGGAGTTCTACTGCAAATGGCACTGCCTGGTAGGTTTTAACAAAGATGGTGATATGATTtgatttaggtttttaaaatatccctttggggtgcttgggtggctcagtgggttgaacctctgacccttgatttcaactcaggtcatgatctcgcaattcatgggttggagccccgcatctggttccacgctgacggtgcggagcctgcttggaattctctctttccctacccccctctcaaaataaataaataaactttaaaaataaaatatcccttTGGCTGTTATGTGAAGAACAGACCACAGCGACGCAAGAGTGGAAACAGGGAGACTAGATACAAGGCTGGGGGAAGGACTTGGATCACAGTCGTAGTAGCTGTCAAGATAGGCAGCCAGAGTCAGGATATATTCTGGGGATCAAGCCTACGGGGACTTGCGGATGGACCCGATGAGCACTGAATTTGCTGAGAGGTTGGCTATGAGCTGTGGGGTA
Coding sequences:
- the AZGP1 gene encoding zinc-alpha-2-glycoprotein, with the translated sequence MGTMVSVLLSLLLLLGPAVPQETQAGSYRLSFLYTGVSRPTDSLPSFQATAYLNDQVFFHYDSKSRKAIPLDPWSQMEGIEDWEKESELQQARESIFMETLQDIMDYYKDREGSHTFQGRFGCELLNNESSGAFWKYAYDGQNFIEFNREIPGWVPQDPAALNTKRKWEAEEVYVQRAKAYLEEECPAMLRRYLQYGKAFLDRQDPPSMSITRTPGEDTIKCWASDFYPQDIDLHWIQGGNTVETEVRGDLLPSGNGTYLSWVSLTVSPWRTKNTVFCRIVHSSLDQPLTGL